Below is a window of Halarcobacter anaerophilus DNA.
AAATAAGATTATTTTTTAAAAATTCTATATCAAGACTATCTATCAATTCATAATCTATTATTGTATTTAAACTATTCATCTTTATGTAACTTTAGTTTGATTTTCTCTTTTTCTTTTTGCAAAATAACCTCTTTTCTTTTTATATCTACGATTTTATAAGAATCTACCGTTTCACCTTTTTTAAACCAGCCGCTATTTATAAATACGTTCTCTCCTACTATTGCATAGAGTTTAAATAAAACTTTTTTCTTCTTCTTTTCAACAAAGTTTCTTAGATCATTTAAACTCTTTTTATAAAATCTATTAAAACTGACTTGCACTGTTAATCCCTCATTTAAAAATTCCAAAGATTCAATTTTGGAAAAGGCATTAAAAGTTTCAAGAAACACTAAAAACTTTAATCTCTTTTCAATATCAGAAAAAAGAGTTATTTTTATATTTTTATCTTCTTTTTTAATTGACTGCAACTTAATATGATTTTTATTTGAAAAACTTTCAATCTCTTTTAATATCTTTACAAAATCATCTTTCATCTTTAAAGAGTTTAAATCAACTTTCTTTACTCTTTTTTCTTCTTTTACTACTTCTTTGTCATAAAGAGAATAACTTATTAAAAAAAGTACAATAAGAGGGAAAAGGAAAAATTCAATTTTCAGCCTTAAAGAGAGTAATTCAAACTTATCTTCTATTGATTTCATAAATTGCATCACCTATAAATCTCTCCTTTTCTTTGTCATATACGATATTTTCAATACTGTTTTTATCCAACTTTTTAAAAAAAGCATAAATATTTTTCTTATTTTTAGATTCAATTTGTACTTTTATTTTTGAATTATTTAGAATAATCGAAGCTATCTTGCTATTATTAGTTTGTGCAAAACTAAAAATCTCTTTGAGCTCTTTACTTACGCTGTAAAACTCTAACTGCTTTTTTAAATCTTTATTTGACCTTTTTATCTCCTCAAAGTTTGTTCTATTTTTTTTGTTATTAAATTCAAAAGAGGAGAAGAGTATAAGCAATATAAAAAAATAGATAATAAAGTATCTGAAACTATAAGATTTGACGGGTTTTATAAAATTGTACTTTTTATTTTTATCAATTTTTGTTTTTGAGATATCTGATGTATGAATATTTTCTAATCCTAATCTTTGCTTTAAAAAAGCACTTATATCGGATATTGAAAACTCATTTTCTAATTTTTGATAATAAAAAAGATTTTTGTTTTTATATACGACCACATAATCTTTGTCAAAAAATATTTCATTTTCATATAAACTTTTAAAAAATAAAAAAGGGGGAATACTTTTTTTAAAAACTATTACCTGATATAAAGAGAGTCTTTTTATATATGAATAAAAAATCCTATTGTTTTTTTCAAAACTAAGCCCTTTTATTCGTAGATTTGTTAGAATAAAAGTATCTATATTTTTAGAACTGATTTCTTCCGTTGAGTTAATTTCATAAAGTAAAATAATAAACACCTTAATTATATAAATAAGGTATTTTATTATTAAAATGTTTTAAGAGAGTTTAAATAAATATATATTTTAATTATTTTTAGAAGGTTACATCGTACCCAAGGTCTTTGAGTCCTTGTTTGTTTTTAGTCCACCCTTTTTTTACAGAAACAAAAAGTTCCAAAAAGCATTTTCTTCCCGTTAGTTTTTCGATTTTGATTCTTGCATCTTTTCCTATTCTTTTTATTGCAGTTGCACCTTTACCTATTATCATCCCTTTTTGACTGCCTTTTTGTACTATAATTGTAGCTTTAACTACATCTATATCTTTTTTCTCTTCTACTTTATTTATTAGAACATCAGTTTCGTAAGGAATTTCATCACTGATGTTTTCAAAAATCGATTCTCTAATAAACTCTTTGAAAATATCTCTTAAGTGCTCTGTTGTCAAAATTTCAGGATCAAAAAGATAGGGATGTTCAGGAAGATATTTTACAACTTCTTTTAAAATATCTGAAGGAGTTGTCTGTTTTTTTATAGATACAGGAATTATCTCTTCAAATTTATCGGAATATTTTCTGTATTCTCTCATCTTTTCTAATACTTCACTGTTTGTTACATTATCAATTTTCGTTAAAAGTAAAATATGTTTTGTATTTTTTTTGTTTTTTTCCAAAAAATTTTCATAATGGGTCAATTTGTCCGTTACAGGAGCTAAAAAAAGAATCAGATCACAATCTCCTATAGCTTTTAAGGCCTCGTCTAACATAAACTGATTTAAAAGCTTTTCTGTTTCATGAAGTCCAGGAGTATCCACAAATACAATTTGGTCATCATTGTGCATTACAATAATATTTGCTCTTTTTCTTGTTGCATTTGCTTTATGGGAAACCATTGCAATTTTTTCCCCTACAAGCCAATTTAGCAGTGAACTTTTACCTGCATTAGGTCTTCCGACTACTGAAACATAACCGCATTTAGTCATTTTTATCCTTACTAGGTCCCTTTTAAGGACTTTAATTTTATAAAGATATTATAACAAAATGTTTCTACTTATCTTCTTCTATAACTTAAGGCTTCTAGTAAATGCTCTTTTGATATTGTTTCCGAGCTTTGTAAGTCGGCAATTGTTCTGGAAACTTTTAAAACTTTGTTTACGCTTCTAAAAGATAAATTAAAATTCTGTGCGGCTTTTTGCAAAATCTCATTTGACTGCTCATCCAAAGTACAATATTTTCTAATATCTTCATCAA
It encodes the following:
- the era gene encoding GTPase Era: MTKCGYVSVVGRPNAGKSSLLNWLVGEKIAMVSHKANATRKRANIIVMHNDDQIVFVDTPGLHETEKLLNQFMLDEALKAIGDCDLILFLAPVTDKLTHYENFLEKNKKNTKHILLLTKIDNVTNSEVLEKMREYRKYSDKFEEIIPVSIKKQTTPSDILKEVVKYLPEHPYLFDPEILTTEHLRDIFKEFIRESIFENISDEIPYETDVLINKVEEKKDIDVVKATIIVQKGSQKGMIIGKGATAIKRIGKDARIKIEKLTGRKCFLELFVSVKKGWTKNKQGLKDLGYDVTF